The following is a genomic window from Moorella sp. Hama-1.
CTGGCCCTCGGGGTCCAGACTGATAGTGAAATAGTTACCGGTGACCCGGAATTCCATAAAGTCAGCGAACAGGATCGCATTATCTGGTTGCGGGAAAAAACAAGATCACAGTAGTTGCAGCCCCGTCGCGTTGCCGGGTCACTTATCCACCCGGGTGCCGTAGCACTGCACCAGAATACCCCGCACGGCCGCCACGTCGACGTCGGTGAAGGTGCCAGGGTCCCGCCCCTGGGAGGCGGCGTAGGCCGCCGCCACCCCGGCGGCATCCCCCAGGACGCATTGATTGGGCAGCACCCGCAGTTCGGCCCAGGCCAGGGAGGAGATGCTGGCGGCATAGCCGGGGATCAGCAGGTTGGGTATTGTCCGGCTCAGGAGGACGTTAAAGGGGATATAGACCGGGTTGGCGGGCAGAGAAGCCGCTCCCGGCGTCGTCCGGGGGAAGTCCGGCCGGAGATAGGGCGTCACCGGCCAGCGGTAACGACCGTCGCCGCCTTTGAGATCGCTATAGCGATAGGCATTGACATCCTGCCAGTAGAAGCCCAGACCGATACGGTTTACATAATTCGCGCGATCGTCGCCATCCCGGGGGCCGGCCCCGGCGTGATGGCTGGCCGCCGTGGTCAAGGCGTAGTTGCTGTTCTCCGTCCCCGGCCCAGCTTCCCGGGGATCTATCACTGTATGCACCGTTTCCCGCAGGTAGAGCAGCCCGGCGGTGACCGGCTGCCCCCCGGCATCCCGCACCAGTTCCGCCGCCTGGAAGCCGTCAAAGCGCCGCAGGGCCTGGAGCAAATCGGGAGTGGCCAGCACCTCCCGGGCCAGCTGCCAGGCCGTATCTGTGTCCAGGGCTCCCGGCGCCGTATCCCGGGGATAGGCATCGTGCCAGCGGTCGCGGCCGTTGGCGCGGCCGTCTACATTAAAGATAAGGAGGGCGTTGACCCACCATTCCCGGCTGCCCGGCCCGTCCTGGGCGGCGTTAAGGGGCTTTAAAGCAAAACCCCGGGGGCCGTATCTATCATTAAACCCGGTAACCACCGGGTCGTTTATGTAAACTTCCCGGCCGCCGTAAGCACCCCAGATCCCCTTTTCCCGGCTAAAAACCATATCCGGGTAATTGCCGGGCCGGACGCCCTGGACCTTAAACATCAAAGTCGCCGCCTGCTGGCGGGGTCGTAAGTTCAGCCCGGCCCCGGCGGTCTCGCCCGGCGCCGGCATGACGGCGGCCGCCTGGCGTTCTGCTGACAGCTCCCTCGGCCAGCCGGTTCCCTGCTGGTTCGGCTTAACATAATCCGGCGTCAAAAACTCCCCCGGCCAGTCGGCTCGCCCCACCGTCACCCCGGCGGCACTTAAACGACTGAGCCGCCCGTCTTCCGAGGCGTCTACAAAGATTGACGCCGTTAGGATGCGGCGGCCCCGGCCCCAAACAACGCTCCCGGCGGCATCCCGCTGCAAGTCCCGCAAGGCCAGGGCGCGCAGCCGGCCCCGCCGGTCCTTCTGGAGGGCCGTGATATCCATGGCCCAGTAAGTCTGCAGATTGGGTAGCCGGCCCAGGTCGGCGGCGATTTGCGCCGCCAGGTCGGCGGGCCGGTAAAAGGGCCCGGTAGCCGCCAGCCAGTGGGCAAAGGAGCCCCCCTGGGCGAGCCTGCCGTCCCGGTTCCAGTAGCGCAGGTCCCAGAAATTCTGGCCGCCCACGGTGGCCAGGCCGCCGTACTCGCCCTCAGGGTAGGGGACTACCAGGACCACCTGCTTATCCGGTGCCGTGGCCGCCGCCTTCCAGGCCGCCGCGCACCCGGCCAGGCCGCCGCCGTAGACGGCGATATCCGCCCGGGCCGCCGGCGCCACCAGGGGCCAGCCCTCCGGGCGGCTCCCCGTACCCCGGAGAGTTAACATAAGACCTAACCACAAAAAAATCAACAAACCACTTTTCAGCAATCGTTTAAGCATCAACTAATACCCAACTGCTTCATTATAGTCAACATAAAAGTCTTTAAATCATCGAGATCCCGTTTTAATATACCCCAGATAACCTCCGCATCCAGCCTGGTGTAATCATGGACAAGTATATTACGGAACTGGGCCATTTTCATTAATCTGGTAACCAGTACCTCTGGTAGATAATTGGCTTCGCCCAGCACGGCAAAAATATCTTTATTATCCCGTGGCTCCCTTAAACCCTCAGCGGAAATTATGTGGCTGGCAATATCCAGGCAACTCTCCACTGCCAGATGTAAAGTCCGTTCCACATAACGGCGCTGGCGCTTATCACTTTTAAAGTCATTTAAACTGACGCCCTGCTCCGCCTGCAGGTCAGCTATATATTCGCCGAGCAAAGCCAGGCGGTTGCGCGTGACCTCCTGATCAACCATGGACCTCGCCTCCAGCCAATTTAGCGATAAGACCCTTATTACGCTTTTCCAGCAAAGGCTGCAGGTCAAAATAAGTTCGCCGGGACCAAACTTCAAACGTCACCCGGTAGCGGGTATTTTTATCGACCAGTAAAATCCCGTCTTTTAAAATCTGGTGCTGTAAAAGTAAAGGCGCTAACTTAATATCAATGACATCCACCTTTTTTCCCATCCTACTTTCTAGATCGATAATTATTTCCATCCGACGATCAAAACGCCGTAATTCATCTTCGATTTCAGTGAATAACACGGCTACATCGATATCACTGTGCTCGCGACCTGCTCCCCGGGCATAAGAACCAAAAAGGTAGGCCGCCACCACATCCCGGCAATCATCAAGATACCTGATTAAGGCCGCAGTCAACGCTTTATTCAAGCACCCTTCTACTGGCAAATATAAGGGAGACGCCAAAGTTTCCACCTTCCTGCAAACCGCTATGTTTTATAAAACCGTGCTATTGCTTTCCAGCCCGAGGAGGTGACGCATTTTCAGGATAAAAAGATGGAGGTCCTTTTTAAAGTCACCGGCCAGCCCAGGCAAGCCCTCCAGCAGCTGGTGGATTTTATCCGGGTCCAGGCTGAAGCCATAAATGTTACGGAAAACATGCCTGAAGGCCCGGAGCTCATCCAGATTTCGGGCTGTCTTACCGTCCAGTAAGCCCGGGCGTAAGCCTGGCACTTCCAGGGTCATCTGATCCAGTAATTCTTTATGCCATTGTTCGCCGGCAGGGACAGAGCAGTCGATATCCCGCGCTACAATTCTAAAAATCTTTTCTATCGCCGTATAATAATCATGTAAGATCGAGCCGACTATTCGCAGGGACGCTTCGTCGGTGAGGCTGAAGCCCCCCAGGGAATCGGCTTGAATCTTGGGGAATAAGTTGTACCGCGCTAATTCCCTTTCCAGCCTTTCCAGGTTAGCTACTTCTTTACTAATACGGGCTTCCAGCAGAAGGTATTTTTCCGGGATCATATTGCCACCCCTTCCCGGGCTATTTCTTTTTGTAAAGAGGGCAGGGCATCCTCCGCACACACAATGCTAATATCAAAGGGAGCAGCCAGGCGCCCGGCCCGGGCCAGCATCTGCCAGTAGGGGCCTGTAAAACCGGTGACATAAAGGTCGATATCGGAGGCTTCCTGAAAATCACCCCGGGCCAGGGAACCATACAGGATAACCTGCTGCACACCATAAGTAGCGCGTAAAAAGGCGGCTACCTCCCTGGCTTTTTGCCAGGCTAGTTTCCGTCGCCGTTCTAATGCGCGGGCATGCTGCTGGTTGAGCAACCTCTGGAGGCGGTCGAATTCCTGCGCCTGCAATAGTATCGCCTCCGCTAATTCCAGTATTTCCTGTTACTATGGGGCTGGGGAAGCCGCTGCCAGAAATAACCTTCAACTCTTACCGGTAAATCTGCTTATAATTACTGCTCGCAAGCAATGGAGGCCGCTAAAGGCCGACCAGGGTGAGCTGCCGCACTATCTTTCTGTATTTATCTTAAAGTTCCGGCCGTTATTTGTCAAGAAAAGGCAACCCCCTGCAATCACGGGTGACCGCAAGGGGGCTGTTAGGAGTCCGGTTTCCATAAAGCCTATACAGGCGGTGGCGCCAGGGCGTTGTTGACGGCAGGGGGCTCCACCGTTACCGCCATCTTATCCTGCAGCACGCCGACGTTGGTGACGGCCACCTGCTCCCCGGCCTGCAGGCCCTGCAAAACCATTACCTGCCGGTCGTTTTTTAACCCCAGGGTTACCGGCCGCCGCTCCACAGTACCATTTTTGACCACGAACACATAATCCTGGCCGTTATCCGTGCGGACCGCCGCCACCGGGATGACGATGCCCCCGGCGCTAGTCAACTTAAAGGTCGCCCGGGCCGTCATGCCGGCCTTGAGGTCACCGGGGTTGGCCAGGCTGATCTCCACCGGAAAGCGCTGGCCGGTGGCCGCCGCCACCGGGCCCACCTGGGTTACCGTACCGGTAAACTCGCGGCCCGGCAGGGCATCCAGGGTGACCGTCACCTTTTGCCCGGTAGCCAGCAAAGGTACTGCCTCCTGGCCGACTGTCCCCTGGAGCTTCAGGGTGGAGGTATCGGCGATGGTCAGTAGAGGCAGGGGGCTGGTTGGCGCGGCCATCTCACCGGGGTTTATGTTCCGGTTGGTGACAACACCGCTGAGGGGACTGGTTATGTCGGCGTTACTCATAGTAACTTTAATGGTGTTGGCCGCCGCCTCGGCCTGGGCCAGGCCGGAGCCGGTGGCGATGGCATACTGCTTTTGGGCCGCCTCAAATTGTTTCTGGGCCGCGTGGTAACCGTTTTGGGCCTGATCCAGCTTGGTCTGGGCGTCGTCCAGCTGGCTCTGGGATGCCGCGCCGGCATCCACCAGGGCCTTGATACGGTCATAATACTTCTGGGCGGCATCCAGGCCGGTCTTGGCATTGGCGATGTTAACCTGCGCCGTCTCCATGGCTATCTGCGCCTGTCCCGCCTGATCCCGGACGCCCTGGACGGCGGCTTCGGCCTGGTTGAGCTGGGCCTGCAGTTCTTTTGTATCTATGGTCACCAGGAGCTGGCCCGCCTGGACATGATCGCCGACGTCGGCCTTGACGGCCGTCACCTGGCCCGATAACTTACTGACCACATTGGCCGTCCGCGCCGGCACCAGGGCGCCGGCTATTTCTACCGTCGTCGTTACCTGACCCTGGCCGGCGGCCATCACCTGGACAGCCACCTGATCGCCGGCCCCGGCCTGGGCGCCGCAGCCGGCGGCGCCCAGGGCCAGGAGGCCTGTAAGCATAAGGACCAGAACCCTCTTTCCCCTTGTCTTCATGGCTTGCTCCCCTCCGGAAACAAAGTGATTATCTAACATACCGAACCACAGGAAATAGCCGGCCTTACTTAATATGAATCCGCACCGTAGCGTTCATCCCCGGTATCAGCTTAACGTCCCCGGCGTTTAAGAGCTGGATCTTCACCGGTATGACCTGGGTCACCTTGGTATAATTACCAGTGGCGTTCTGGGCCGGCAGCAGGGAAAAGACCGAGGTCGTCGCCCGGCCGATATTGGCCACCCGGCCGCTGAAGTTTCGGCCCGGGAAGGCATCTATACTAACATCCACCACCTGGCCGGCCCTGACTTTTTCAATAACCGTTTCTTTAATATTGGCGCTGATATACAGGTGGCCCGTGTCGGCGATGATGGCCAGGGGCATCCCCGGGGCGGCCATCTCCCCCACCAAGGCCTTGGACTGGATCACCTGGCCGTCAATGGGGGCCTTGATCTCAGCCTTCTGGGCCATGACCCCGGCGGCTGACCCCAGGGCCTGGGGATTGACGGCGCTGGAAGTCAGGGAGGCGCCCAGGTCCTGGCGGCCCAGGACCTGGCCGGCTTTGACGTTATCACCCTCCTGGACCTGCCAGGAAAGCAATTTACCGGGGATTTCCGGGCTGACCGTCACCGTATCAGCCGCCACCCGGGCGTCGTCGGTGCTGGCAAAGTTAGTCCCCTCGTAATGGTAATAATAGGCGATACCGCCGGCGCCAATTAAGGCGAGGATAATGACCATGGCAACTACAATTCGCCTTGACACCAGAAATTCACTCCTCCGAAATGAGATGTGTGAGGTTGGAGGTGAGAGGTGGGAGGCTTGTCGAAACTGGCTACGCCAGTTTCAGATTAAAGCTTGCTCGCCTCTCATTTCTTCCCTTCGTTGGTGGCGGCCCACCACCATGAATAGCCCCCCGAAAACAGAGTTCTTGCCAGAACGGTTAACAACCCCAATTAAAGGCTTCTCAATCAGGTGAGGTTCCGCCTACTCCCCACCGCCGAAGCCCGGCCGGGTGCCGGAGCCTTTCCGGAGGAAGAAAGCCGGGATAACACCGGCCAGGGCAAAGACGGCGGCAATGACAAAGATATCATCGATGCCCCGCACGAAGGCCGTCTGGGCCACGACCCCTTGCAGGTATATAGTTCCCAGGCTCTGGGCCTGGGCGGCGGCCGCCGCTCCACCACCCAGGAAGGACCCTACCTGCTGGAAAAAGGATGTCACCGCCGGGTTGGTGGCCGTCACCTGGCTGGTCATCTGCATGGTATGCAGGGCTATGCGATCATTTAAAATCGAAGTCAGGATGGCGATGCCAAAGGAACCCGACACCCGGTTGATAATATTGGTCATGGCCGAGGCGCGGCCGACCAGCTCATTGGGCAGGCCGGCCATGGCCGCCGTCTGGGCGGGCATGGAGGCAAAGGACATCCCCAGGCTGCGCAGGACCAGCCAGGTGATCAATACCTGGTTGGGGGTGATGATGTCAATAAAATGAAAGAGATAAGTCGTCACGGCCAGGACCAGCAGGCCGGTCACGGCCATAAACTTCGGCCCGATTTTATCGTAGAGCCGGCCGGTGACAGGCATCATCAGCCCCGAGGCCAGGGCGCCGGGCATCATCAGCAGGCCCGTCTCCATGGCCCCTAGACCGCGGATGGTCTGCAGGAAAAGGGGCACATAAAAGATCCCGGCGAACAGGCCGATAGTGGTCACCACCACCATGAGGTTGGCCAGGGTAAAGGTCGGGTAGCGAAAGACCCGCAGGTCCAGCAGGGGATTGGCGCAGGTCAGCTCCAAATAGATAAAGAGTCCCAGGGAGACGGCGCTGGTATAAAAGAGAAAAACCGTCGGCTCAGCCGTCCAGCCCCATTCCCCGCCCTTGCTCAGGGCCAGCAGGAGGGTAAAGAGGCCGGTAGCCGACGTCAGGGCGCCGCCGATATCGATGCTCCCCGCCTCGACGGCCGGAAAATCGGGTAAAAAAATCATAGAGAGCAAGACGCCGACGACACCGATAGGCAGGTTGATGGTAAAAATCCAGCGCCAGTCGACATATTCCACCAGGTAGCCTCCCAGGGTGGGGCCGATGGCCGGGGCTACCAGCAGGGCAATGCCGAAGACCCCCATGGCGCTGCCGATCCGCTCCCGGGGCACCATGCGGTAGACCATGGCCATGGTAGTCGGCATGATCATGCCGCCGCCCAGGGCCTGGACCACCCGGGCCACAATCAGGGACTGGACGTTCCAGCTCATGGTACACAGGAGGGACCCAAAGGTAAAGCCGGCCAGGGCGAGCATATAAAGGCGCTTAAAGCCAAGTTTATCGCCCATCCAGCCGCTTAAGGGCACCACCACCCCCAGAGCAAGCATATAAATAGTCACTACCCACTCGACAGTGCTGGTGTCGGTGTTGAAGACCCGCATAATAGTCGGGATGGCCACATTGACAATACTGGAATCCAGAATGGACATAAAGGCGCCGATGAGGGCCACCAGGACCGGCACGGTCCAGGAGACCTGGCCGCTCCCGCTGTTGGGTGGCTGGGTGGGTGCTTCCAGCGTACCGGCATTAGTAATGTCCCGGCCGCTATTTTGCTTACCGCCGGTTTCCCGCTCTATACCAGTACCCATCGAATTCCGGTAGTTTTCCCGCCCGGCAGCGACACTGGTCGCCATGGTAGGGGAGCCGGTAGTAGAGGATCCAGTATCAGGGGGCCCAGCGACCCCATCATTGAAAGGCGTCAGGCTTTTATCCCCAGCAGAGCCGGGCTGCCTCACCCCGGTGTCCCCCCGGTTAACGCCCATGACCTTCACCCTCTTCCCCCTCCAAGTAATCCCGGAGCAGCTGCAGGTCGGCCAGCAGGCGCTGGCTGCAGCCTCCAGGCAGGTCACTGAAGATACCCCGCAGCTCGGTTTCTATGGCCGCCGTTAGGCGATTGATAAATTCCTGTAAAGCCGGCGTGCCCCGCACCAGGACGCTGCGGCGGTCTTCCGGGTCCGGCACCCGCTCCAGGAGGCCCCGGGCCACCAGGCGATCAAAGATACCGGTGAAGGTACTGGGGGGAATGCCGATATCCCCGGCCAGCTCCGTGGCCCGCAGAGCCCCCCTTTTATTCACCTTCCAGAGGACCAGCATCTCCGTCCCCGAGAGGCCCTCGGCCTGGAAGAGGGGCGCCAGGTGCCGCACCAGCCGCCGGTGGACCTGGCTTAACAGCTCCAGCAACTGAAACTCCTGCATTCGTGTCACCCACTTTAACCTTCGGTTAGCGGCTTATTTGGGATCGGATAATTCGAATCCGAAATAACAACAGTAAAAATAATAACACCCGCCGGGGTGCCTGTCAATAAGCATCTTCGATCTCCTTTTTCTGGCGTGTTAAATCCTCTGCGGGCCATTTTGCCAAAATAACACATTTCACATTTTACATCCTATTATTCATTAATATTCATTAACGTCGCAGTCAAGCGATATTGATCTTAATGCCCCCTTGTTTTTCAGCGCCGGATGTAGTCTAATATTTAACAATAGCAACATACCCACACATAATCCAGGAGGCTTTGGAGCAATGATTGATCCCGCCGTCTTCGCCCAAATATACTACCAAAATACTAACCTGCTCATTTACCGTGATCTAGCCGCCGACCCGGTGGTAGCCGCATTCCTCGAAGTCTGCCGGCTCCTGGGTTCCCCGGAACCAGACCAACAGGAGCTGAACGCCGCCTGCCGGCGCTTCTTCAGCCTGCTGGCGACGGCGACTGAGCTCCGCCGGGAGCCCCTCACCGGCGACCCCTGGCAGAACTACCTCCTCGACCGCCTTATCGCCGCAGAAAACACCTTTACCCTGAAGGCCGAACAACGTGGGGCCGGTACCATGGGCGCCGCCCTGCAGGCAGCCGTCCGCCAGGACCTGACTTCCCTGCAAGCCCTGGCCGGGCTGGCCCCGGCTGCCTATCAAGCCGCCCGCGCCGCCCTGACCGGCAACCCTGGACAGGCAGGCAAACCCCCAGCCGTGATAGCCGGCGCTGATGCAACAGCGAGAAAATACCCTTATTCGCCATCTGCGGGTACAGCGGCCAGGACGGAAAGCGCCCCAGGAAACTCTTCCTGTGACTATGCAGAGGTACCGGTCACCGTACCGGCGGCCGGCGCCATCCCCGACTGGACCCAGCTCCAGCCCCTCGACCCCGTCCTTCCCCCCGCGCCCCTCAGCCAGGAGTTAAAAGACGAAACCGGTGCTGTCCCGGGGTCGACAAAGAACGCCCTCCAGCCGGCGGCCGCCGCCCGCCGCCAGGTAAAGGAGCAGCTCCTGGCCACCGCCGCCTGGGGTCAGGAGGGCCTGGAGCTCCTGGCTGACTATTACTATACCCATGGCGCCGGCCTTTACGGCGCTTATCGGGCCTTCCGCTGGGAACACGGCCCCCAGGGCGGCCGGTTGGCCGGCATAGCCGACCCCGACCCCATCACCCTGGCAGACCTGATCGGCTACGAAGACGAGCGCAGCCAGGTTGTCCACAATACCGAGAGGTTCCTGCGCGGCCTGCCGGCCTGTAACGTCCTCCTCTACGGCGCCCGGGGCACGGGCAAATCCTCGACGGTCAAGGCCCTGCTCAACGCTTACGGCGACCGGGGCCTGCGCCTCATCGAACTGCCCCGGCGCTATTTAAGGGATTACCCGGAGATCTTAAAAGCCGTCGCCGGCCGGCCGCAAAAATTCATCATCTTCATCGACGACCTCTCCTTTGAAGAGGACGAGGTGGACTATAAAGAATTAAAGGGTTTACTGGAGGGCAGCCTCCAGGTGCGGCCGGCCAACGTCCTGGTCTACGCCACCTCCAACCGCCGCCACCTGGTGAAGGAGTCCTTCGCCGACCGCACCTTTAACCCCGCCGGGGGCGAGGTGCGCCTCCAGGATACCGTCCAGGAGAAGCTCTCCCTGGCGGAGCGCTTCGGCCTCACCGTCATCTTCCCCAGCCCCGACCAGGAGGAATACCTGACCATCGTCCGCGAACTCGCCCGTAAGGCGGGCCTGGAAATGGAGGCCGCCGAACTACGCCGCCGCGCCCTGCAGTGGGCCCTCTACCAGAACGGCGCCTCCGGCCGCACCGCCCGGCAGTTCGTGGACTACCTCCTGGGAGAGCAGGAATAATTCCCCCGTTAGTGACGGCTACTTGCGCGCCTGTTTCCAGGTCCTGCAGGACCGCCACTTGCTCATCGCTCTTCAGGAAATTGCCGGTAGAAACAGGGCAGCTTTACCAGGCCGCTAACAAAAAGGAAGCCCAGGCAATCATCCAGCAGACGCTGGAAAAAAACTATAGGGTGCCGCAGTAGCCTTCTTTTGCCGGTGGTCTAAAAGACACCGGCTTTTTAGTGCGCCCGGCAGGTGCGATAACTGGAATAAGCGTCGTTAATTCATCTTATATCCAGCCGATTATAGAATAATAAGGGGTTCCATCAGGAACCCAGCCCACAGGGGGCGAAGATATAAACAAAAGGTAACTTTTACCACAAGCAGGGGTGGTCGCTATGTGCCGGTCCCGGTCCTTTGGGCCAAGCATAATTCAATTCTTCCTCTTCCTTAGCATTTTACTGCTAACGCCGGCAACTACGGCGGCGGCGTTGCCGGAGAAACCATACACCGTACGCTGGCAGCTAAAGGGCACCGCTAACTTGAAACAACCCCCGGTCATCAGCCCTTGGGGCGATATCTTCCTGTTCACCGGCAACGGCGTCCAGCGTCTGGATGACCAGGGCCGCCAAATCTGGCAATACAACACCCCGGAGGGAACAACCAGCGGGCCCGTGTTTTTTAAAGACGGCAGCACCTTCGTAGCCACCGGTAAAGCCCTCTACGAGATTAAACCCTACGGCCGGGCGGGTTGGCGCTTCACCATCCCCACCGGGGAAAAGGGAAGCAGCGCCCAGGGTTCCAACCTGGCCCAGGGACCGGGGGATACCTTCTACCTGCTCCTGGGCTCAACCCTCTACGCCGTCGCCCCGCGGCGCAATATGATCTGGTACCTGGGCCAGAGCGATTACCCGGTAGCCGTGGATGCCGACCGCCGTTACGTCTATGTGGCCCGAAATAAAAAAGACGCCGGGACGACCCTGGCGGCCCTGGACGCCGGCGGCGCCACCGTCTGGCAGCGCGGCCTGGCCGAACAGAAGCAGCTCTATTTGACCTTGAGCCCGGACAAGCAATACCTCTTTGTAGTAAGCATCCCCAAAACCATCGACCGCATGAATAAAGCCGCCCTTTACACCCTGGACGCCACCACGGGGAACACCGTCTGGTCCAGGCGCTACGCCCAGAATGAACTGAGCAATATAACCATCGGCCCTGACGGCCTCCTTTACCTGGTCGCCGGCAAGCGCTACCTTTACGCCCTGGACCCTGCTACCGGCCGGGAAGTCCTCTCCAACCAGCTCCTGGACCTCTCCGGCGCCGCACCGGTTGTTGATCGAAACGGCACTATTTTTATCCCCGGCCAAGACTGCCTCTACACCGTCAGCCGCAGCACCGGCCGGCTCATCTGGTACGCCGACTTCCCCGGCGGCATCCCCACCACCCCCACCCTGGGGAGGGACGGCCTGACGGTTTACCTCACCGACGGCCAGGGGAGCCTGTACGCCCTGCAAAATAACTATGGCGGCACTCTACTTCCTTAGCCTGGGCGGAGGCCTTCCGGGCTTCCTCTAGCCGCCCCTTGACCGGATCATGGGCCACCGGTTTTCAGGATGAATCATTAAAACTTAACTATCAGGCCTTCTGCAGATAGACCTCCATGATCTGAGATCTGACCCGCCAGGCAGAATCGACGACCGTAAAAGTAGTGTTACCTATCTTAATCTGTGCTCCTAGCAGGTTATAGGTGGTATTGTCGTATACGAAGTGGGACTGGTCGGAGAAAGTGATACTAGCAAAGGTCCTCCAGTCTCCGCCGGCGTAGATCGTGACAGCGCTGGTGGCACCGTCCTGGTAGATAGAGTTACCGAGGTAGAATACGTATTTTTGGGGCTGGTTGGGCAGGACGCCGGTCCAAGCGCTGGTAGATTCAGTAACCTCCATGGTCACCATTTCCAGGCTGCTGTCGTAATCGATATCCTCAATGTCATATAATGTTCCGTTAATGCGGCAGCCGAACAAATCGCCCAGTTTATATTGGCGCCCGCCGATACGGAGCACATTATGCTGCACCACCAGGACGTTATCCAGGCTATAGATGTTGTTTCCCATGAGGATCTGGATGGTGCTGGCATCCTGGTACTTGCC
Proteins encoded in this region:
- a CDS encoding efflux RND transporter periplasmic adaptor subunit, with amino-acid sequence MKTRGKRVLVLMLTGLLALGAAGCGAQAGAGDQVAVQVMAAGQGQVTTTVEIAGALVPARTANVVSKLSGQVTAVKADVGDHVQAGQLLVTIDTKELQAQLNQAEAAVQGVRDQAGQAQIAMETAQVNIANAKTGLDAAQKYYDRIKALVDAGAASQSQLDDAQTKLDQAQNGYHAAQKQFEAAQKQYAIATGSGLAQAEAAANTIKVTMSNADITSPLSGVVTNRNINPGEMAAPTSPLPLLTIADTSTLKLQGTVGQEAVPLLATGQKVTVTLDALPGREFTGTVTQVGPVAAATGQRFPVEISLANPGDLKAGMTARATFKLTSAGGIVIPVAAVRTDNGQDYVFVVKNGTVERRPVTLGLKNDRQVMVLQGLQAGEQVAVTNVGVLQDKMAVTVEPPAVNNALAPPPV
- a CDS encoding DUF815 domain-containing protein: MIDPAVFAQIYYQNTNLLIYRDLAADPVVAAFLEVCRLLGSPEPDQQELNAACRRFFSLLATATELRREPLTGDPWQNYLLDRLIAAENTFTLKAEQRGAGTMGAALQAAVRQDLTSLQALAGLAPAAYQAARAALTGNPGQAGKPPAVIAGADATARKYPYSPSAGTAARTESAPGNSSCDYAEVPVTVPAAGAIPDWTQLQPLDPVLPPAPLSQELKDETGAVPGSTKNALQPAAAARRQVKEQLLATAAWGQEGLELLADYYYTHGAGLYGAYRAFRWEHGPQGGRLAGIADPDPITLADLIGYEDERSQVVHNTERFLRGLPACNVLLYGARGTGKSSTVKALLNAYGDRGLRLIELPRRYLRDYPEILKAVAGRPQKFIIFIDDLSFEEDEVDYKELKGLLEGSLQVRPANVLVYATSNRRHLVKESFADRTFNPAGGEVRLQDTVQEKLSLAERFGLTVIFPSPDQEEYLTIVRELARKAGLEMEAAELRRRALQWALYQNGASGRTARQFVDYLLGEQE
- a CDS encoding FAD-dependent oxidoreductase encodes the protein MLTLRGTGSRPEGWPLVAPAARADIAVYGGGLAGCAAAWKAAATAPDKQVVLVVPYPEGEYGGLATVGGQNFWDLRYWNRDGRLAQGGSFAHWLAATGPFYRPADLAAQIAADLGRLPNLQTYWAMDITALQKDRRGRLRALALRDLQRDAAGSVVWGRGRRILTASIFVDASEDGRLSRLSAAGVTVGRADWPGEFLTPDYVKPNQQGTGWPRELSAERQAAAVMPAPGETAGAGLNLRPRQQAATLMFKVQGVRPGNYPDMVFSREKGIWGAYGGREVYINDPVVTGFNDRYGPRGFALKPLNAAQDGPGSREWWVNALLIFNVDGRANGRDRWHDAYPRDTAPGALDTDTAWQLAREVLATPDLLQALRRFDGFQAAELVRDAGGQPVTAGLLYLRETVHTVIDPREAGPGTENSNYALTTAASHHAGAGPRDGDDRANYVNRIGLGFYWQDVNAYRYSDLKGGDGRYRWPVTPYLRPDFPRTTPGAASLPANPVYIPFNVLLSRTIPNLLIPGYAASISSLAWAELRVLPNQCVLGDAAGVAAAYAASQGRDPGTFTDVDVAAVRGILVQCYGTRVDK
- a CDS encoding HlyD family secretion protein, encoding MSRRIVVAMVIILALIGAGGIAYYYHYEGTNFASTDDARVAADTVTVSPEIPGKLLSWQVQEGDNVKAGQVLGRQDLGASLTSSAVNPQALGSAAGVMAQKAEIKAPIDGQVIQSKALVGEMAAPGMPLAIIADTGHLYISANIKETVIEKVRAGQVVDVSIDAFPGRNFSGRVANIGRATTSVFSLLPAQNATGNYTKVTQVIPVKIQLLNAGDVKLIPGMNATVRIHIK
- a CDS encoding nucleotidyltransferase family protein, which encodes MQAQEFDRLQRLLNQQHARALERRRKLAWQKAREVAAFLRATYGVQQVILYGSLARGDFQEASDIDLYVTGFTGPYWQMLARAGRLAAPFDISIVCAEDALPSLQKEIAREGVAI
- a CDS encoding MarR family winged helix-turn-helix transcriptional regulator, coding for MQEFQLLELLSQVHRRLVRHLAPLFQAEGLSGTEMLVLWKVNKRGALRATELAGDIGIPPSTFTGIFDRLVARGLLERVPDPEDRRSVLVRGTPALQEFINRLTAAIETELRGIFSDLPGGCSQRLLADLQLLRDYLEGEEGEGHGR
- the hepT gene encoding type VII toxin-antitoxin system HepT family RNase toxin, yielding MVDQEVTRNRLALLGEYIADLQAEQGVSLNDFKSDKRQRRYVERTLHLAVESCLDIASHIISAEGLREPRDNKDIFAVLGEANYLPEVLVTRLMKMAQFRNILVHDYTRLDAEVIWGILKRDLDDLKTFMLTIMKQLGIS
- the mntA gene encoding type VII toxin-antitoxin system MntA family adenylyltransferase antitoxin; the protein is MASPLYLPVEGCLNKALTAALIRYLDDCRDVVAAYLFGSYARGAGREHSDIDVAVLFTEIEDELRRFDRRMEIIIDLESRMGKKVDVIDIKLAPLLLQHQILKDGILLVDKNTRYRVTFEVWSRRTYFDLQPLLEKRNKGLIAKLAGGEVHG
- a CDS encoding DHA2 family efflux MFS transporter permease subunit; translated protein: MGVNRGDTGVRQPGSAGDKSLTPFNDGVAGPPDTGSSTTGSPTMATSVAAGRENYRNSMGTGIERETGGKQNSGRDITNAGTLEAPTQPPNSGSGQVSWTVPVLVALIGAFMSILDSSIVNVAIPTIMRVFNTDTSTVEWVVTIYMLALGVVVPLSGWMGDKLGFKRLYMLALAGFTFGSLLCTMSWNVQSLIVARVVQALGGGMIMPTTMAMVYRMVPRERIGSAMGVFGIALLVAPAIGPTLGGYLVEYVDWRWIFTINLPIGVVGVLLSMIFLPDFPAVEAGSIDIGGALTSATGLFTLLLALSKGGEWGWTAEPTVFLFYTSAVSLGLFIYLELTCANPLLDLRVFRYPTFTLANLMVVVTTIGLFAGIFYVPLFLQTIRGLGAMETGLLMMPGALASGLMMPVTGRLYDKIGPKFMAVTGLLVLAVTTYLFHFIDIITPNQVLITWLVLRSLGMSFASMPAQTAAMAGLPNELVGRASAMTNIINRVSGSFGIAILTSILNDRIALHTMQMTSQVTATNPAVTSFFQQVGSFLGGGAAAAAQAQSLGTIYLQGVVAQTAFVRGIDDIFVIAAVFALAGVIPAFFLRKGSGTRPGFGGGE